From Osmerus mordax isolate fOsmMor3 chromosome 8, fOsmMor3.pri, whole genome shotgun sequence, a single genomic window includes:
- the LOC136947665 gene encoding GTP cyclohydrolase 1 feedback regulatory protein-like, whose amino-acid sequence MPYVLISTLLRLETGPTMVGDEFSDPAIMNYLGAKKTNALGNNFSEYHVEEPPRVVMDKMEKMGFSVISMTGVGQTLVWCLHKDSPM is encoded by the exons ATGCCATATGTTCTGATCAGCACATTACTGCGTCTG GAGACAGGTCCAACCATGGTCGGTGATGAATTCTCAGACCCCGCTATCATGAACTACCTGGGAGCCAAAAAGACCAATGCATTGGGTAACAACTT TTCTGAGTACCATGTTGAGGAGCCTCCCCGGGTGGTCATGGATAAAATGGAAAAGATGGGCTTCTCTGTGATCAGCATGACTGGTGTGGGACAAACACTGGTCTGGTGTCTGCACAAGGACAGCCCTATGTGA
- the rmdn3 gene encoding regulator of microtubule dynamics protein 3 produces MVSLWRIMNTSLGRNGMIGLGVGATAGVGLIAFIIYKEVTRRRSQCLQLQTSPLCQATDITDPDALLEPLNAQEAAAQQQALAAVEAVVQGLSPGQQAELRNRLDEVLTCVASLRGEVAELRGGLQDIAQQIIQDVKKGVEESQRARRRRHIIHRERTDSMSSSSIYFTASQGTASLYAGDTSEGGYSTANAESDYTDRDTDRETDREGEIEPEQESEDEDEDKSCATVLTLRQDDSQEEGEEEVEEEEEEEPRTQQEVERKEFVAEVPSGELSLLLAQSDILHTGDASLKAEGFHLLLANKAQYGNSGEFLWRLARAYSDMCDATEDKQERKSYAEQGREEAEVALKKNGLNAECHKWFAVLTGLTSQYEGMHGKLKSSHILKEHLDRAIALRDDDPLCFYLLGRWCYEVSSLGWLEKKAAAALYERPPTSTLHEALENFLKAEELNPGFSKTVRLYIAKCHNELGNGSEARNWARLALNMPSTSNEEDDTTKLEAELRVLIDKPNDLPLSSVEK; encoded by the exons ATGGTCTCACTTTGGCGTATCATGAACACATCATTGGGGAGAAATGGCATGATAGGACTGGGTGTTGGAGCCACAGCAGGTGTAGGCTTGATAGCATTTATAATCTACAAAGAAGTGACGAGAAGAAGATCTCAATGCTTGCAACTTCAGAccagccctctttgccaggcgaCGGACATCACTGATCCAGATGCTCTCCTTGAACCGCTTAATGCACAAG AGGCGGCTGCccagcagcaggccctggcAGCGGTGGAGGCGGTGGTGCAGGGCCTTTCCCCAGGGCAGCAGGCGGAGCTGAGGAACCGCCTGGACGAGGTGCTGACCTGCGTGGCCTCTCTCCGCGGAGAGGTGGCCGAGCTCCGCGGCGGCCTGCAGGACATCGCCCAGCAGATCATCCAGGATGTCAA AAAGGGCGTGGAGGAGAGCCAGCGGGCGCGGAGGAGACGCCATATCATCCACAGGGAGCGCACTGACTCCATGAGCTCCAGTTCCATCTACTTCACCGCCAGCCAGGGAACAGCCAGTCTGTATGCAGGGGACACCAGCGAGGGAGG GTACTCAACCGCTAACGCAGAGTCTGACTACACGGACCGAGACACGGACAGAGAGAccgacagggaaggagagatagagccaGAGCAGGAGtcggaggacgaggacgaggacaaGAGCTGTGCCACAGTCCTTACTCTACGCCAGGACGATTctcaggaagagggggaggaggaggtggaggaggaggaggaggaggaaccgaGGACACAgcaagaggtggagaggaaagagTTTGTGGCAGAGGTGCCCAGCGGGGAGTTGTCCCTGCTCCTGGCTCAGAGCGACATCCTCCATACAGGAGATGCCAGCCTGAAAGCAGAGGGCTTCCACCTCCTACTTGCCAACAAAGCACAG TATGGCAACAGCGGGGAGTTTTTATGGCGACTAGCCCGCGCCTACAGCGACATGTGTGACGCCACAGAGGACAAACAGGAGAGGAAGTCATATGCAGAGCAAG GACGGGAGGAGGCCGAGGTTGCTCTGAAGAAGAATGGCCTGAACGCAGAGTGCCACAAGTG GTTTGCTGTCCTCACAGGACTTACCTCCCAGTACGAGGGCATGCATGGCAAACTAAAAAGCAGCCACATTCTCAAG GAACATCTAGACAGAGCGATCGCCCTCAGGGACGATGATCCCCTGTGCTTCTACCTACTTGGGCGCTGGTGTTATGAG GTTTCCTCTCTCGGCTGGTTGGAGAAGAAGGCTGCAGCTGCCTTGTATGAAAGGCCACCCACATCAACTCTCCATGAAGCATTGGAAAACTTCCTCAAG GCTGAGGAGCTGAACCCAGGATTCTCTAAGACAGTGAGACTTTACATTGCAAAG TGTCACAACGAGCTTGGTAATGGTTCTGAGGCAAGGAATTGGGCAAGGCTGGCTTTAAACATGCCTAGCACTTCTAATGAG GAGGATGACACCACAAAACTAGAGGCAGAGCTTAGAGTCTTGATTGACAAACCAAATGACCTCCCGCTCTCCAGTGTTGAAAAATAG